A stretch of the Musa acuminata AAA Group cultivar baxijiao chromosome BXJ2-7, Cavendish_Baxijiao_AAA, whole genome shotgun sequence genome encodes the following:
- the LOC135585048 gene encoding 2-methoxy-6-polyprenyl-1,4-benzoquinol methylase, mitochondrial-like isoform X1 codes for MALQRSTCKLANSLKFLLPRRASYLHSHATSFGFKEVREEEKSKLVGNVFSSVASNYDLMNDLMSIGLHRLWKDRLVTKLGPFPGMKHLDVAGGTGDIAFRVLESIRSVSRRAMQDGFAETEEQTQIYICDINPNMLNIGKKRAIERGFAEDRYLHWVEGDAEALRFEDESMDGYTIGFGIRNVTHIEKALAEAYRVLKRGGRFLCLELSHVEFPIFKQLYDYYSFSVIPAVGELVAGDRESYQYLVESIRRFPNQDAFGRMIVDAGFQKVEYENLVGGVVAIHSGLKL; via the exons ATGGCATTGCAAAGGAGCACGTGCAAACTAGCCAACAGTTTGAAGTTTCTCCTTCCTCGGAGAGCTTCATATCTTCATTCACATGCCACCAGCTTCG GATTTAAGGAAGtccgagaagaagaaaaaagtaaattGGTTGGTAATGTCTTCAGTAGTGTCGCTTCAAACTATGATCTGATGAATGATCTGATGAGTATTGGATTGCACAGATTGTGGAAGGACAG ATTGGTTACAAAGTTGGGTCCTTTTCCTGGAATGAAGCACCTTGATGTGGCTGGCGGGACAG gtgacatagccttccgtGTCCTTGAGAGTATAAGGAGTGTGAGTCGCAGAGCCATGCAGGATGGCTTTGCTGAAACCGAGGAACAGACACAAATTTACATATGTGACATCAACCCAAACATGTTGAATATTGGCAAGAAACGTGCTATTGAGAGAG GATTTGCGGAGGACCGCTATCTTCACTGGGTAGAAGGAGATGCAGAAGCTTTGCGTTTTGAGGATGAGTCAATGGATGGTTACACCATCGGTTTTGGTATCAGAAATGTGACACACATTGAGAAAGCTCTTGCGGAAGCTTATAG AGTCCTAAAGCGGGGTGGCAGAttcttatgccttgagttgagccATGTGGAGTTTCCTATCTTTAAACAGCT CTATGATTACTATTCCTTTTCGGTCATTCCTGCTGTTGGAGAGCTTGTCGCTGGTGATAGAGAGTCTTACCAATACTTGGTCGAGAGCATCCGGCGATTTCCTAATCAG GATGCATTCGGTCGGATGATTGTCGATGCAGGCTTTCAGAAGGTGGAATACGAGAATCTAGTTGGTGGGGTGGTTGCCATTCACTCTGGACTAAAATTGTAG
- the LOC135585048 gene encoding 2-methoxy-6-polyprenyl-1,4-benzoquinol methylase, mitochondrial-like isoform X2 yields the protein MMYFLLFTCIHNFVTLSNGSLTSDAGFKEVREEEKSKLVGNVFSSVASNYDLMNDLMSIGLHRLWKDRLVTKLGPFPGMKHLDVAGGTGDIAFRVLESIRSVSRRAMQDGFAETEEQTQIYICDINPNMLNIGKKRAIERGFAEDRYLHWVEGDAEALRFEDESMDGYTIGFGIRNVTHIEKALAEAYRVLKRGGRFLCLELSHVEFPIFKQLYDYYSFSVIPAVGELVAGDRESYQYLVESIRRFPNQDAFGRMIVDAGFQKVEYENLVGGVVAIHSGLKL from the exons ATGATGTATTTTCTGTTATTTACTTGCATTCATAATTTTGTCACTTTGTCAAATGGATCACTAACTTCTGATGCAGGATTTAAGGAAGtccgagaagaagaaaaaagtaaattGGTTGGTAATGTCTTCAGTAGTGTCGCTTCAAACTATGATCTGATGAATGATCTGATGAGTATTGGATTGCACAGATTGTGGAAGGACAG ATTGGTTACAAAGTTGGGTCCTTTTCCTGGAATGAAGCACCTTGATGTGGCTGGCGGGACAG gtgacatagccttccgtGTCCTTGAGAGTATAAGGAGTGTGAGTCGCAGAGCCATGCAGGATGGCTTTGCTGAAACCGAGGAACAGACACAAATTTACATATGTGACATCAACCCAAACATGTTGAATATTGGCAAGAAACGTGCTATTGAGAGAG GATTTGCGGAGGACCGCTATCTTCACTGGGTAGAAGGAGATGCAGAAGCTTTGCGTTTTGAGGATGAGTCAATGGATGGTTACACCATCGGTTTTGGTATCAGAAATGTGACACACATTGAGAAAGCTCTTGCGGAAGCTTATAG AGTCCTAAAGCGGGGTGGCAGAttcttatgccttgagttgagccATGTGGAGTTTCCTATCTTTAAACAGCT CTATGATTACTATTCCTTTTCGGTCATTCCTGCTGTTGGAGAGCTTGTCGCTGGTGATAGAGAGTCTTACCAATACTTGGTCGAGAGCATCCGGCGATTTCCTAATCAG GATGCATTCGGTCGGATGATTGTCGATGCAGGCTTTCAGAAGGTGGAATACGAGAATCTAGTTGGTGGGGTGGTTGCCATTCACTCTGGACTAAAATTGTAG